A genomic stretch from Desulfohalobium retbaense DSM 5692 includes:
- a CDS encoding ParA family protein, with the protein MQQIIVLANQKGGVGKTTTAINLAASLAAMEKRVLVVDCDPQANASSGLGIASDTGKGSIYEALFSPERITDAIYPSQLDYLDVVPSTPDLVGAELELVDRIGREFYLREALQNIGQGYEYILLDCPPSLGLVTVNALCAANALLVPLQCEYYALEGIAHLMRTYELVRKRLNPGLDFLGVVLTMFDRRNRLSTQVRNEVRNYFAGKAFETIIPRNVRLSEAPSYGKPALCYDHRSKGTQAYLALASELTRRYADAEKQNTEPVSA; encoded by the coding sequence ATGCAACAGATTATTGTTTTGGCGAACCAGAAGGGCGGTGTGGGAAAGACCACGACCGCTATCAATCTGGCGGCCTCGCTGGCCGCCATGGAAAAGCGGGTGCTGGTCGTTGACTGTGATCCGCAAGCCAATGCATCCAGTGGTTTAGGAATCGCGTCCGATACTGGGAAGGGGAGCATCTATGAGGCGCTCTTCTCACCGGAGCGCATCACCGATGCCATTTACCCCAGCCAACTCGACTATCTGGATGTGGTCCCGTCCACACCAGACCTTGTTGGGGCTGAACTGGAACTTGTCGACCGTATTGGGCGGGAGTTTTATCTCCGGGAAGCGCTACAGAATATTGGTCAAGGGTATGAATATATCCTGCTCGATTGCCCGCCTTCCCTCGGTCTGGTGACGGTCAATGCCCTGTGTGCCGCGAACGCGCTTCTTGTGCCTCTGCAATGCGAATACTACGCCCTTGAGGGCATCGCCCATTTGATGCGAACCTATGAGTTGGTGCGCAAGCGATTGAACCCTGGCCTCGATTTTCTGGGTGTGGTCCTGACCATGTTTGATCGCCGCAACCGGCTTTCAACGCAAGTGCGCAACGAAGTGCGCAACTATTTTGCCGGCAAGGCCTTTGAGACGATTATCCCCCGCAATGTCCGACTTTCTGAAGCCCCCAGCTACGGCAAGCCTGCACTGTGCTACGACCACCGTTCCAAGGGTACCCAGGCCTATCTCGCCCTCGCCTCTGAATTGACGCGGCGGTATGCTGACGCTGAAAAGCAGAACACCGAGCCGGTCTCGGCCTGA